The Agrococcus sp. ProA11 genomic sequence CCGCTGCCGATCACGTAGGCGTTGAGTGCGGTGCTGCGATGCAGATCGGCGGCCAGCGTCTCGGAGCGCGGGCCGACGAAGCGGATCGCGGACGGCCTGCCGACGACCGGCAGCCACTGGCTCGAGAGCTCGCCGATCGTGACCCCGACGACCCGGCCATCACCGGGCTCGGCTGCCGCGACGCGCTCGAACGGCGAGCGGCCGACGCCCAGCACCTCGCCGTCGTAGCGATCGAGCACGGCCAGACGGATGCGGTCGCCGGGCTCGAGGCCGGTGGCTGTCAGCTGCGTCGCGGCACGCCCCTGCGCCGACCAGTACGCGCGGTAGGCGGACAGCGGCGACGCGCCCTGCAGGTCGACCGATGTCGGGCTGTCGCCACGCAGCACGACCCGCTCCGGCAGCTGCAGGGCGGCGCCCGCGGCGGATGCGGCGCTGACGGCGAGGATGGCGACGAGGATGCCGGAGCCCACGCGTCGCGCGAGCGAGGAGAGCGCTCTGGGGGCGCGACTGCGACGGCGGGCCTGCCGCACGAGGGCGACGTAGCCCGCGATCGGCACCAGCATGACGAGGCCGCTCAGCCACGGTTCCGGCAGGTCGCGCGGTCCCCAGAGGATCGACCACACGCCGATCAGCGCCGGGGCGAGCGCCGCCGTCTCCGCCCGCTTGGAGCGGAGCGCGACGGTGACGCCGATCACGGTGGCGACGAGCACCAGCACCACGGGCGCCATGAGCAGCGAATCGCCGATGCCGACCGGCAGCCCGATCGTCAACAGCCGTCGCCACGACAGCACGATCGCCGCCATCGCATCGCCGAAGGCGGGCAGCCACGCGCCGCGCGGGATCTGCTGCGGCGCCGACAGCGGCACCGCCAGCAGCGCGATCGCCGTCAACCCGGTGATGATGAGCAGCAGGGCGCTCCACCTGCGCACGGCACCGAGCCAGGCGATCCCCGTCCCGACGAGCATCACGACCGCGAGGGCGACGACGAGCTGCAGCGTGCCGAAGATCCACCACATCGGCACGCACGCGGCGGCGATCGCGACCAGCAGGACGCCGACGGCGGGGGCGCGCTGGATCATCGCTGCCTCAGCTGCCCGATGCCGCGGCTGAGATCCTCGATCGCGCCGACCGTGACGACATCCGCATCCCCGAGCCGCGAGCGCAACGGCAGCGCGCCGACCGCGGCGCGCACCACGACGGAGACGACGCCCGCGGGCATGCCGTTCGCGGCCGTGCGGAGCGTGCGCGGCGACACCTGCGAGCCGGTGACGAGCCAGGCGAGGCTGCCGGCCGCGGTGCCGCGGGAGGCGCGGGCGGCCGGAGCGATGCCGTGCGGACGCGTCGGCTCGAGCACCGCGAGCGCGTCGAGCAGCCGGTCGCGCGTCACGGCATCGACGACCGGAGCCTCGCCGCGCTCGGTCTTCGGGCTCTCGACGACGCGCAGCCTGCGGCGATCCGACATGGCGGCCAGGCCGAGCGTGCCGACGAGCGAGAGCGCGAGCTCGAAGTCGTCGCCGTCGTACTCGCTCGGGTCGGTGGAGAGGACGATGAGCGTGTCGGCGCGCCGGGACGGCTCGAACTGCCGCACGAGCAGCGCGCCGTGGCGGGCGCTGGAGCGCCAGTGCACGAGCCGCCGGTCGTCGCCGGGGCTGTATTCGCGCAGGCTGTGGAAGGAGACGTCGTCGGCGGTGCGCTCGGCCGCGGCCTCGCCGTCGAGATCGCGCACGATGCCGCCGGCGCCGCCGGGCAGGCGCACGACGCGCGGATGCACGACGAGCGTGCGCGACTCGGTGAGCCGGTGCCGTCGCTCCAGCACGCCGAAGGGATCGGTGCGCATGATCGTCGCCGGCCCGATGGTCCGCAAGCCCCGGCGCGAGGTGTCGAGCGGCACCGTGCGCACCACGCGTCCGCCGATCTCGATGGCCGGGATCTCGAGCACCGCCTCCTCGTCGCCGATGTCGAGGTCGACCTGGGTGGGGGTGGCGGCGCGGGTCGGGCGCGAGACCTCCACGAGGGCGAGCGCGTCGGCGCCCACCGGGACGCGCTCGGCGCTCAGGCCGATGCGCGCACGCGCCCAGCGCTCGCCGATGATCCACGGGATCGCCGCGACGACGAGCACGGCGGCGGCCACGGCCGCCACGATCGCCTCGGTCCACCCCATCGTCCGCGCCAGCACGGTGCCCCCCAGCACGACCGCGAGCAGCGTCCACCCCCACGGGGTGATCGCGCGCAGGGCGGCGTCGAGCCAGCGCATGTCAGCGCCTGGGCGGCGCCACGGTCAGCATGAGCTGCTGCACGATGCTCTCGGGGCGCACGTCGTCGAACTCCGCCTCAGGCTGCAGCACCAGGCGATGCGCGAGCGCGGGCACGGTGAGCGCCTTGACATCGTCGGGTGTGACGTAGTCGCGGCCGTGGATGGCCGCCCACGCGCGAGCGGTGCGGACGAGCGCGAGCGCACCGCGCACCGAGACGCCCAGGCGCACCTCGTCGGCCTCGCGCGTCGCCTCGACCAAGCGTGCGACGTAGTCGACGATCGACGCCTCGACGTGCACCTTGCGGATCGTCGCGGCCATCGCCTGGATGGCCCGGGAATCCGTCACCGGAGCGATGTCCTCCGGTCGCACCTCGTCGCCCGAGTCCGTCAGGATGCGCAGGGTCGAGGCGTGGTCGGGATAGCCGATGGACGCCTTGAGCGCGAAGCGATCGAGCTGCGCCTCGGGCAGCTGGTAGGTGCCGGCATGCTCGATCGGGTTCTGGGTGGCGATCACCATGAACGGCTGCGGCACGGCATGCGTGATGCCGTCGACGGTGACGTGCCCCTCCTGCATGACCTCGAGCAGCGCGGACTGCGTCTTCGGGCTGGCGCGGTTGATCTCGTCCGCGAGCACGATGTTGGCGAAGACGGGGCCCGGTCGGTACTCGAACTCGCTGCGCCCCTGGCTCCAGACGCTCACGCCCGTAATGTCGCCCGGCAGCAGGTCGGGGGTGAACTGGATGCGGCTGGCGGTGCCGTCGATCGTGGCCGCAAGCGCGCGGGCGAGCGAGGTCTTGCCGGTGCCCGGGTTGTCCTCGATCAGCAGGTGGCCGTGGCTGAGCATGGCTGTCAGCGAGAGCTGCACCGCGAGCGGCTTGCCGACGAGCACGCGCTCGACCCGCTCGACGATCAGCTCCGCCAGCTCTTGGACGCTCGCGACATCGACGTTCACGACGGGCTCCTCCCTGCTCACAGCCCGCAGCCCGCGACGGTCGGCGCGAGGTCTCGGTGGGGCCCGGACTCCAGATAGGTTACGACCCCCCAGGCTTCCACCTGTGTCGCCCCCGCCGGAACGGGCTCGGATGCCGGTTGCTCGGGCGTCCACTCGCCGTTGACCCGGTACGAGGCGACGACCGATGCTTGGATCTGCGGGTCGGCGTTGCCGGGCGCCGTGGCGCGCAGCGGCACGAGCGGCACGCACTCGTCGACGGTGGCCTCCAGATTCAACGGCATCTCGCTGCCGACCGTCGTCGAGTCGGAGCAGATCGAGCCGTCGCCCGCGCCCGATGGTGCGCAGACCCGCAAGTCGACCGCCGCCATGCGTCCGTAGGCGAACGACGTGGTCGTGGGTGTGAGCCACGACCCCTGGCTGACGCGCGCCCAGACCGGCTCCGTGGCCTGCGGGGACTGACGGATGCGCGCCTCGAACCACTGGCCCTGCGGCAGTGTCGGCACGGCCGTGAGCCGCAGGTCGAGGGCGTCGTCGCGCACCTGGCCTGCTCCCGCGGCGACCGTGACGGCCGACGGGGCGACCGGCGCGGGCTTGCCGAAGACCGGATCGGAGGTGGAGACGGAGCAGTGCCAGCCGTTGTCGGCGATGACGGCGACCACCACGCGAGAGCCCTCGCTCACGGCCCGCGAGCCGCTCAGCCCCACGCCGCCGGCGGGCGCGCCGCCGCCCGCACTGCTGCACGTGAGCGATCCGAGATCATCGACCGGCACGATCCGCATGGTGTAGCCGACGCTGGATGCGCCGCCCGCGTCCACCCGCGACCAGGTCGCGGTCACCGTGCTCGCCGTGCGGCCGGTGATCAGCACCGTCGTGGTGGCAGGCTCGCCCACGGCCGTGAACGGCACCGGAGCGGTGGGCCACCGCCAGCCCTCGTCGGGCACACCGGCAGCGTTGACGGCCGCCACCGCGACGCTGTAGGCGAGGCCGGGGCTGAGGTCGCTGACCACCGTCGATCGCT encodes the following:
- a CDS encoding transglutaminase domain-containing protein encodes the protein MIQRAPAVGVLLVAIAAACVPMWWIFGTLQLVVALAVVMLVGTGIAWLGAVRRWSALLLIITGLTAIALLAVPLSAPQQIPRGAWLPAFGDAMAAIVLSWRRLLTIGLPVGIGDSLLMAPVVLVLVATVIGVTVALRSKRAETAALAPALIGVWSILWGPRDLPEPWLSGLVMLVPIAGYVALVRQARRRSRAPRALSSLARRVGSGILVAILAVSAASAAGAALQLPERVVLRGDSPTSVDLQGASPLSAYRAYWSAQGRAATQLTATGLEPGDRIRLAVLDRYDGEVLGVGRSPFERVAAAEPGDGRVVGVTIGELSSQWLPVVGRPSAIRFVGPRSETLAADLHRSTALNAYVIGSGLERGDGYQMLAQSAGPVAAAEDVAALEPADPRQGSETLPDAMLTALAGWTGGETSPGERLAAMLAGIRADGYVSHGVGDEAPSRPGHSLVRLEELFTEPMIGDAEQYATAAMLLARQLDFDARVVVGFTPAIESGQPTAVVGSDAEAWIEVRTTTGWVGLDVVPDVRPIPEQEQQAPTVVEEPPVLQAPAPAPGGQIDGADPAAPSAPTDTDDGGARLLRAIAAIGGVLGLIALIAAIPVGLVLAKVVRRRRRRNAEAPREQAEGAWAEVVDGLRDRGETLPPSGTRVEQAGEDGRMRELAHRVDRAVFAAAQPTEREVATAWELGAAVLGERDRREGQLRPVLAKLNPASLVQR
- a CDS encoding DUF58 domain-containing protein: MRWLDAALRAITPWGWTLLAVVLGGTVLARTMGWTEAIVAAVAAAVLVVAAIPWIIGERWARARIGLSAERVPVGADALALVEVSRPTRAATPTQVDLDIGDEEAVLEIPAIEIGGRVVRTVPLDTSRRGLRTIGPATIMRTDPFGVLERRHRLTESRTLVVHPRVVRLPGGAGGIVRDLDGEAAAERTADDVSFHSLREYSPGDDRRLVHWRSSARHGALLVRQFEPSRRADTLIVLSTDPSEYDGDDFELALSLVGTLGLAAMSDRRRLRVVESPKTERGEAPVVDAVTRDRLLDALAVLEPTRPHGIAPAARASRGTAAGSLAWLVTGSQVSPRTLRTAANGMPAGVVSVVVRAAVGALPLRSRLGDADVVTVGAIEDLSRGIGQLRQR
- a CDS encoding MoxR family ATPase produces the protein MNVDVASVQELAELIVERVERVLVGKPLAVQLSLTAMLSHGHLLIEDNPGTGKTSLARALAATIDGTASRIQFTPDLLPGDITGVSVWSQGRSEFEYRPGPVFANIVLADEINRASPKTQSALLEVMQEGHVTVDGITHAVPQPFMVIATQNPIEHAGTYQLPEAQLDRFALKASIGYPDHASTLRILTDSGDEVRPEDIAPVTDSRAIQAMAATIRKVHVEASIVDYVARLVEATREADEVRLGVSVRGALALVRTARAWAAIHGRDYVTPDDVKALTVPALAHRLVLQPEAEFDDVRPESIVQQLMLTVAPPRR